The Candidatus Poribacteria bacterium genomic sequence ACTTGTCAAGCCCTTTACCCTCTGGAATCGCTGTTTCAACAATCCGTTTTTTCGGGCAGTGGGCAAGTAGTACGGCTGATGGTATCACAACCGGTAAGTCAATCTTGTTCAGAATAAGAATCGCCTTAGACGATTGCGCTGTTTGTAAAAGATCTAAATCGGCATCATTTAAAGGTTGCGATGCGTCAAACATCAGCAGTCGTAATTCTGCCCTATCAAGTACCGCTTTGCTCCGTTCAACGCCTTCTTGTTCAACGATGTCGGTTGTTTGTCGAATACCAGCAGTATCAATGAGCTTCAGCGGAATGCCGCTGATATTAACGGCTTCCTCAATCGTATCGCGCGTTGTGCCGGGTGTATCCGTGACGATGGCGCGTTTTGTTCCAACAAGCGCATTGAGAAGACTCGATTTTCCGACGTTGGGCTTACCCAAAATCGCGACGTTGACACCTTCCGTGATAATTCTACCCTCGGTAGCAGTTTCGAGCAGAGCAACTAAGTCCGACTGAACCACACGTGCGGTTTCGAGCTGCGTCTCCACCTTCATGAAATCCAAGTCTTCCTCAGGAAAGTCGATAGATGCCTCGATTTCTGCAAGTAAACCTGCCAGTCTGTCACTCAGACGATTTACGGTGTCAGAGAGCCTCCCAGCGAGTGTCTCTATAGCGATTTTTCGACTTAGATCTGTCTTTGAGGCGATGAGTTCAGCAACCGCTTCAGCTTGTGCCAAGTCCAACCTTCCGTTAAGGAAAGCACGTTTTGTGAACTCCCCCGGTTCTGCAATCCGTGCACCGCTCTTCACTACCAAATTCAACACAGCCGTGAGCGTCACCATCCCACCGTGGCAGTTAAATTCGACGATGTCTTCCCCCGTATACGTTTTAGGGGCGTGCATGATGCCAAGTAGGGCTTCATCAATAACCTCATCGGATGCGGTGGCATCCACAATGTGTCCGTATGTAAGTGTATGCGTTGGTAGTTCTGCGAGGGATACTGTGCGCAGTGATCGGAACAATTCAGAGGCAATCGGCAGAGCGAGCGAACCACTTACTCGGACAATGCCGATGCCGGCTTCACCCCGTGCTGTCGCGATGGCAGCAATCGTATCATGGAATTTCATTTTTTGGACCCAACGCACAAAACAAGAGATACCAATGATGTCCCATTAAAGCACCAGAAGCATAGGAAAATTGGACACCAGCGTTTAATTAGGGTTGTAGGGTTGTTGCGTTGTGACAACGACACGCCGCATTTCGCCTTCACCTTGGCTATAAGTAGAAACGACATCGTCCTCCTTCAAAGCAACATGAATAACGCGCCTGTCACGTGCGGACATCGGTGCGAGGACAACCTCTCGGTCAGTATACCTAACTTTTTCTGCTACTTGGCGCGCCATTTCAATGAGCCGATCTTCCCGCCGTCCTCGGTAGCCTTCGGTATCAACAAAAACCCGTTTTTTTACAAGCGAAGCTTTATTGATGATACAATTAAGCAGTCGTTCAATCGCGTCAAGGGTCTGTCCGTGTTTTCCGATGAGCAAGGCGGGACTGTCTGTGGCGATATTGAGATGTGTGCTTCCATCAACAAATTCTGATTCAACCTCTGCATCAATCTGCATCCGGTTGAGAATCTCCCTTAGGATTGTTTCTGGTGCGGTAGAGACATCTTGCTTGAGTGTCGCCCGGATTTTCGCCGGTTTTGCGCCGAAGTTTAAAATTCCTTTCGTCGGTTCACTAATGATGTCAATTGTAACTTGCTCCCGAGTTGCCTCGAGTTCGTTCAGCGCATGTTCAATTGCTTCCTCCACTGTATCGCCTTCGGTTTCAATGTAGTGTTGCACAGGTTAATATCCTCCTTACAGAGTCGTTTCCAGCGATGGAGTCGTCAATGTGGTTTGTAGACTTTGTTATACAGTGCTGGTTTATCGGACCTATTTTTGTTTCGGATTATTCCGCCTTTTCGTGTCCGTTGATGCGGTTTGATCGTCGTCAGTCGCGCTTCGATTCTGTAGGTATTGTTGTGCTATTGTAAATACATTGTTGCATAACCAATACAGCACAAACCCGGATGCCCAGTTGTAGAAGATAAAGATAAAAATTAGGGGCATAAACTGCATCAATTTCGCTTGCATGTTGTCGGTTGTTGGTGTCATATTGCCAACAAATTTCTGCTGGAGCCAAGTGGTCAAACCATTTATTATCGGTAGCAGACGGATGGCATCTATCTCTGTAACAATCAATGGAATCGTGAAAGGCAGTTCAACCAAAGTATCAGGTGCCGAGAGATCATTAATCCAGAAAAGAAAAGGTGCTCCGCGGAGTTCTACTGCACTTCCAAGAAGCGCAAAGAGTGCCCAAAAGATCGGGATTTGCGGGAGCCACGGTATGCATCCGCCTAATGGGTTGACACCGTGCTCTTTGTAAAGTCGCATTGTGGCACGGTTGAGTTTCTGTGGATCATCTCTGTATTTCTCCTTCAACTCCACAAGCTGCGGTTGCAGCCTCTGCATCTCCTTCATAGACTTGTGTGCTTTACGAGTGAAGGGATAAGAGATGACTTTCACCAAAGCTGTCAGCAGGATAATCGAGATACCGTAATTCCCAAAGACCCCATGTAATCCTTTGAATATCCAGAGCATTCCCCATGCAATGACCCCGAAAAAACCGAAGTCGATAATTTTGGACAGGTGAAGGACCAAATCCTCTGGTGCATTCGGTGCTTCTATGCTTTTTAGAATTGTGTCGTCCTTCGGTCCAACATAGAGACGGAAAGCATCCACCCTTTTCTGCTGTGCTGGTAGGACAAAACTCGGTACCACGAGTGCTGCTGTCTGCGTTGGCGCAGTGACAGTAATATTGGTTGCGGCATCTGGCTGCGGTGCCTCTATAAATTTATATGTCGCCCCAAGTTGTGGGTCCGGAATCATCAATGCGCTGAAGTACTGACTATCCATACCTGCCCAAAGGATTGTGGCTAAGGCTTGTTCCGACTTGAGCTCGCGTCTCGGTTTATCCTCACCGATGTAAGCCTTCGCGCCCTCCTCACCACGTCGTCCACGTTTACCGCTCCTTTTCTCATGTGGCAACAGATCTGCATTCATACCTCGTCCCCACTGAAGTTGGTATCCATTTATGGGTTCGTTCCCACCCATGAGCAACGGTTCGTCAGAGATGTTTTGGAAGGTTACCACCATGTCAACGAAATAGGTGCCAGGATTGAACGTGAACTGCTTTGTGACCTGTAGTTTCTCTCCAATTGGTGCCCTGAGAGTAAGCGTCTCACTCTTTTGTCCGTTTGTAATGTCAATTTCAGATTTATCAGCCT encodes the following:
- a CDS encoding protein jag, whose translation is MQHYIETEGDTVEEAIEHALNELEATREQVTIDIISEPTKGILNFGAKPAKIRATLKQDVSTAPETILREILNRMQIDAEVESEFVDGSTHLNIATDSPALLIGKHGQTLDAIERLLNCIINKASLVKKRVFVDTEGYRGRREDRLIEMARQVAEKVRYTDREVVLAPMSARDRRVIHVALKEDDVVSTYSQGEGEMRRVVVTTQQPYNPN
- the yidC gene encoding membrane protein insertase YidC, whose protein sequence is MGARYILALVLMVAVIVIWTLISPHIFKNSFGPQPNEPTTTETPIPTSPSETPADAETPSASDGADASVNPDLWTPIQETPEDAKVNVRTDNYSIVFNEKLAIARKWQLNHFPDRSDAHEVPLNLIPENALSCLALRFANSQLELDALRATWKADKSEIDITNGQKSETLTLRAPIGEKLQVTKQFTFNPGTYFVDMVVTFQNISDEPLLMGGNEPINGYQLQWGRGMNADLLPHEKRSGKRGRRGEEGAKAYIGEDKPRRELKSEQALATILWAGMDSQYFSALMIPDPQLGATYKFIEAPQPDAATNITVTAPTQTAALVVPSFVLPAQQKRVDAFRLYVGPKDDTILKSIEAPNAPEDLVLHLSKIIDFGFFGVIAWGMLWIFKGLHGVFGNYGISIILLTALVKVISYPFTRKAHKSMKEMQRLQPQLVELKEKYRDDPQKLNRATMRLYKEHGVNPLGGCIPWLPQIPIFWALFALLGSAVELRGAPFLFWINDLSAPDTLVELPFTIPLIVTEIDAIRLLPIINGLTTWLQQKFVGNMTPTTDNMQAKLMQFMPLIFIFIFYNWASGFVLYWLCNNVFTIAQQYLQNRSATDDDQTASTDTKRRNNPKQK
- the mnmE gene encoding tRNA uridine-5-carboxymethylaminomethyl(34) synthesis GTPase MnmE, which gives rise to MKFHDTIAAIATARGEAGIGIVRVSGSLALPIASELFRSLRTVSLAELPTHTLTYGHIVDATASDEVIDEALLGIMHAPKTYTGEDIVEFNCHGGMVTLTAVLNLVVKSGARIAEPGEFTKRAFLNGRLDLAQAEAVAELIASKTDLSRKIAIETLAGRLSDTVNRLSDRLAGLLAEIEASIDFPEEDLDFMKVETQLETARVVQSDLVALLETATEGRIITEGVNVAILGKPNVGKSSLLNALVGTKRAIVTDTPGTTRDTIEEAVNISGIPLKLIDTAGIRQTTDIVEQEGVERSKAVLDRAELRLLMFDASQPLNDADLDLLQTAQSSKAILILNKIDLPVVIPSAVLLAHCPKKRIVETAIPEGKGLDKLKAAVCEELLGGESVIGESPIVTNARHQEALRRANEGLNYAIESLENGMPPDLVAVDLRISLDGLGDIVGKTTTEDILDRIFSQFCVGK